A window of Nicotiana tabacum cultivar K326 chromosome 24, ASM71507v2, whole genome shotgun sequence contains these coding sequences:
- the LOC142178333 gene encoding uncharacterized protein LOC142178333 produces MYILATTNYFSRWAEAVPLKKVKKETIADFIKSNIIFRYNAPANGHAEAFNKTLGNLLKKVFAKNKRDWHEKIGEALWVYRITFKTATQSIPYSLVYGVEAVLPLEQ; encoded by the exons ATGTATATATTGGCTACCACAAACTACTTCTCTAGATGGGCTGAAGCTGTTCCACTCAAGAAAGTGAAAAAGGAAACTATTGCTGATTTTATCaagtcaaatataatttttag GTATAATGCACCCGCCAACGGCCATGCTGAAGCTTTTAACAAGACGCTTGGTAACCTTTTGAAGAAAGTTTTTGCAAAGAATAAAAGGGACTGGCATGAGAAAATTGGTGAAGCTTTGTGGGTATACCGTATAACCTTCAAAACTGCAACACAATCAATTCCTTACTCTTTGGTGTATGGCGTAGAAGCAGTCCTTCCACTAGAGCAATGA